In the Manis javanica isolate MJ-LG chromosome 12, MJ_LKY, whole genome shotgun sequence genome, one interval contains:
- the HSPD1 gene encoding 60 kDa heat shock protein, mitochondrial, whose amino-acid sequence MLRLPAVLRQIRPVSRALAPHLTRAYAKDVKFGADARALMLQGVDLLADAVAVTMGPKGRTVIIEQSWGSPKVTKDGVTVAKSIDLKDKYKNIGAKLVQDVANNTNEEAGDGTTTATVLARSIAKEGFEKISKGANPVEIRRGVMLAVDAVITELKKQSKPVTTPEEIAQVATISANGDKEIGTIISDAMKKVGRKGVITVKDGKTLNDELEIIEGMKFDRGYISPYFINTSKGQKCEFQDAYVLLSEKKISSVQSIVPALEIANAHRKPLVIIAEDVDGEALSTLVLNRLKVGLQVVAVKAPGFGDNRKNQLKDMAIATGGAVFGEEGLTLNLEDVQPHDLGKVGEVIVTKDDAMLLKGKGDKAQIEKRIQEIIEQLDITTSEYEKEKLNERLAKLSDGVAVLKVGGTSDVEVNEKKDRVTDALNATRAAVEEGIVLGGGCALLRCIPALDSISPANEDQKIGIEIIKRTLKIPAMTIAKNAGVEGSLIVEKIMQSSSEVGYDAMLGDFVNMVEKGIIDPTKVVRTALLDAAGVASLLTTAEVVVTEIPKEEKDPGMGGMGGMGGMGGGMGGGMF is encoded by the exons GGAAGAACAGTGATTATTGAACAGAGTTGGGGAAGTCCCAAAGTAACAAAAGATGGTGTGACTGTTGCAAAGTCCATTGACttaaaagataaatacaaaaatattggcGCCAAACTTGTTCAAGATGTTGCCAATAATACAAATGAAGAGGCTGGTGATGGTACCACTACTGCTACTGTGCTGGCACGCTCTATTGCCAAGGAAGGCTTCGAGAAGATCAGCAAAGGTGCTAATCCAGTGGAAATCAGGAGAG gtgtgatgttagctgttgaTGCTGTAATTACTGAACTTAAGAAACAATCTAAACCTGTGACAACCCCTGAAGAAATTGCTCAA GTTGCTACGATTTCTGCAAATGGAGACAAAGAAATTGGCACTATCATCTCTGATGCAATGAAAAAGGTTGGAAGAAAGGGTGTCATCACAGTAAAG GATGGAAAAACACTGAATGATGAATTAGAAATTATTGAAGGCATGAAGTTTGATCGAGGTTACATTTCTCCCTACTTTATTAATACATCTAAAG GTCAGAAATGTGAATTTCAAGATGCCTATGTTCTGTTGAGTGAAAAGAAAATTTCTAGTGTCCAGTCCATTGTACCTGCTCTTGAAATTGCCAATGCTCACCGTAAGCCCTTGGTCATAATTGCAGAAGATGTTGATGGAGAAGCTCTAAGTACACTTGTTTTAAATAG GCTAAAAGTTGGTCTTCAGGTTGTAGCAGTCAAAGCTCCAGGTTTTGGTGACAATAGGAAGAACCAGCTTAAAGACATGGCTATTGCTACTGGTGGTGca GTGTTTGGAGAAGAAGGGTTGACCCTCAATCTTGAAGATGTTCAGCCTCATGACTTAGGAAAAGTTGGAGAGGTGATTGTAACCAAAGATGATGCCATGCTTTTGAAAGGAAAAGGTGACAAGGCTCAAATTGAAAAACGTATTCAAGAAATCATTGAGCAGTTAGATATCACAACTAGTGAGTATGAAAAGGAGAAACTGAATGAGCGTCTGGCAAAACTCTCAGATGGAGTAGCTGTGCTAAAG GTTGGTGGGACAAGTGATGTTGaagtgaatgaaaagaaagacagagttacagatgCCCTTAATGCTACACGAGCTGCTGTTGAAGAAGGCATTGTTCTGGGAGGTGGCTGTGCCTTGCTTCGGTGCATTCCAGCCTTGGACTCCATAAGTCCAGCTAATGAAGATCAAAAAATTG gtatagaaattattaaaagaaCACTGAAAATTCCAGCAATGACCATTGCTAAGAATGCAGGTGTTGAAGGATCATTGATAGTTGAGAAAATTATGCAGAGTTCCTCAGAAGTTGGTTATGATGCTATGCTTGGAGATTTTGTGAATATGGTGGAAAAAGGAATCATTGATCCCACTAAG GTTGTAAGAACTGCTTTATTGGATGCTGCTGGAGTGGCCTCTCTGTTAACTACTGCAGAAGTTGTTGTCACAGAAATTCCTAAAGAAGAGAAGGACCCTGGAATGGGTGGAATGGGTGGAATGGGTGGAATGGGAGGTGGTATGGGAGGTGGCATGTTCTAA